The DNA sequence AACAAACATTTTTTGATGCTTCACAAGGTTGGTTAAGAGAAAAACCACATCATGAATATAATGTAGGAACAACCTCTGGTGATTGGTATTCGGGTAAATTAAACGAAAAAGGAATTCCTATTTCAACTATGCGAGACGGAACACCTAAAGGTTATGCTTTTTTACATTTTAATGATAACAAATATAATATAGAATATAAAGTAGCAGGAAAACCAAAAGACTATCAAATAGAAATTTTTGCACCAAAAGTTGTTGCTCATGGTAGAAGAACAAAGGCTGGAATTTATGCTAATTTTTTTATGGGTGGTGAAAAAGATACTGTACAATATAGAATTGATACCGGAGAGTGGCAACCTATGACACATGTTCAAGATTACGATCCATCTTATGTAGCTCTGGTTTATGAATGGGATACTACAACCGAATTAATGGCAGGAAGACGATCTTCAAACCCAGTAATAAGCAACCATTTGTGGCACGGCTCTATACCTACAAAGTTAGAAATTGGTGAACATACCATTGAAATTAAAGCTACAGACATGTTTGGAAATGAATATACACAAACTAGTTCTTACCGCTTAGAAGCTCCTAAACAATAAAACAACAAAGCTTGTTTAACCAAAAATGTTAAACAAGCTTTTTTTAATAAAAGTAACATGAATATTTATAAAACGCTGATATTTTCAGCTCTAATAGTTTGTGTAAGTTGCAAATCTAAAACAGAAAACAGCCAAACTGATACGCAAACTAAAATACAAATTCAAGGCCATCGTGGTGAACGCGGAAACTTGCCAGAAAACTCTATTGAAGGTTTTTTAAGTGCTCTTCATAAAGGTGTTGATGTTCTTGAATTAGATGTTATTATTTCTAAAGACCACCAAGTTGTAGTTTCACACGAACCATATATGTCTTCGTTATATATGACAAAACCCTCAGGAGATACCATTTCAAAATCTGAAGAAAAAAATTATAATTTATATCATATGACTTATGATAGTATTAAAACATTTGATGGTGGTTCTAAAATCAATATAAACTTCCCTTATCAGCAAAAGATGAAAACTTATAAACCTTTACTAAGTGAAGTTTTGGATGTTATTGAAAATGAAATAAAAGAAAAAGAATTACCCTCAGTAAAATATAATATAGAAATAAAATCAAATGAAGAAGTTTATGGTATTTATCAACCAAATCCCGATGTATTTGTTGACTTAGTCATGCAAGTTATTCAGGAAAAACAAATTAAAAATAAAGTTAACATTCAATCTTTCGACCCTAAACCTCTTAATATTTTACACAAAAAACATCCAGAAATTGAAATCGCTTTTTTAGTTTCCAAAGGAAGTATTAAAAACAATTTAAAGTTATTAGACTTTAAACCACAAATTTATAGCCCCCATTTTAAATTAGTAGATAATAAACCAACTGTCGATTCTTTAAAATCTTTAAATATAAAATTGATTCCATGGACAGTTAATAATGAAGAAGATATAAAAAACATGATTAATTTAAAGGTGAATGCCATCATCACCGATTATCCTGAGCGCGTAATGAACTTACTGCATTAATTTTTAGAAATCAGAACATTTTTTTTAATAACAACTAAACGCTTCAAAAATTATTGAAGCGTTTTTTATATACATACAATTATACGTTATAATAATCGTTATTTTTGTCGCAAACTTATTCTATATTGAAAACATTAAAACCTACATATCTTATCCTTCTTTTTAGCTTCTTTACAATTGCCCAATTTCAAGGTCAAGAAAAAAAGAAAATTCAAATTGAATACTCTGGTTTTTTAAATCAAGACGAGTCCAATTATCCAGGTGCTAGAATTTTAACAAGAGATGAATCGCAACAGGTGCATATTATTCATGGTAGCACTAATATGTGGTGCGATAAAGCCTATTTTTATAGTCAAGATAACTTTATTGAAGCTTATGGAAATGTAAAAATGATTGATAACGATACCATTACTATGAAATCCAAATATATTAGTTACAGTGGTATTACAAAATTAGCCTTTGCTAGTGGTAATGTAGAACTTAAAGACCCTAGTTCCACAATAACATCAGACACCTTATATTTTGACCGAGAAAGGCAACAAGCTTTTTATAGAAATGGTGGCACCGTTGTTAAAGATACCTCTGGCACCATTACAAGCAAAATTGGAAGGTATTATATGCCTATAAAAAAATATCAATTTGTAGAAGATGTGGTTTTAGTAAATCCCGATGCAACTATTAACTCCAATTATTTTGATTTTTATTCAGATACAGGTCATGCCTATTTATTTGGTCCCTCAACCATTACCACCGATGAGAGTAAAACATATTGCGAAAAAGGTTTTTATGACACAAAAACCAAAATAGGGTATGCTATGAAAAATGCTAATATTGATTATGATAATCGAATCATTGAAGGCGATAGTTTATATTTTAATAACAACAGGAGTTTTGCTTCAGCAACCAATAACATAAAAGTCACAGACACGTTAAATAATAGTATTATCAAAGGACATTATGCTGAATTATATAAAGCATTAGACTCTTTATTTATTACAAAACACGCTTTAGCTATAACGGTTCAAGAAAAAGATTCTGTTTACATA is a window from the Pseudalgibacter alginicilyticus genome containing:
- a CDS encoding glycerophosphodiester phosphodiesterase family protein, whose translation is MNIYKTLIFSALIVCVSCKSKTENSQTDTQTKIQIQGHRGERGNLPENSIEGFLSALHKGVDVLELDVIISKDHQVVVSHEPYMSSLYMTKPSGDTISKSEEKNYNLYHMTYDSIKTFDGGSKININFPYQQKMKTYKPLLSEVLDVIENEIKEKELPSVKYNIEIKSNEEVYGIYQPNPDVFVDLVMQVIQEKQIKNKVNIQSFDPKPLNILHKKHPEIEIAFLVSKGSIKNNLKLLDFKPQIYSPHFKLVDNKPTVDSLKSLNIKLIPWTVNNEEDIKNMINLKVNAIITDYPERVMNLLH
- a CDS encoding OstA-like protein; this translates as MKTLKPTYLILLFSFFTIAQFQGQEKKKIQIEYSGFLNQDESNYPGARILTRDESQQVHIIHGSTNMWCDKAYFYSQDNFIEAYGNVKMIDNDTITMKSKYISYSGITKLAFASGNVELKDPSSTITSDTLYFDRERQQAFYRNGGTVVKDTSGTITSKIGRYYMPIKKYQFVEDVVLVNPDATINSNYFDFYSDTGHAYLFGPSTITTDESKTYCEKGFYDTKTKIGYAMKNANIDYDNRIIEGDSLYFNNNRSFASATNNIKVTDTLNNSIIKGHYAELYKALDSLFITKHALAITVQEKDSVYIHADTLLVTGKPEKRITRAYRNMRLFKSDMSAKADSVHSNQATGLTQLINIARLGTGDQFSTKRKPILWNEENQMTGDTIHLISNPEAEKLDSLIVFKNAFLISKDSLGTGYNQISGQRLVGLFNDENKLKQVNIIKNAESIFYARNEQGELTAIDKARSGYIEIYFEESEIVEFRRLNQVDGKGHPLSKFAERDKILKGFDWRDDERPKSIEDLFKDDPPLNLPTIKGLQDYVPQEDFFNENLLDPNEDTTTNDSNQTLKTQKNLSQNFKTKKAK